The following coding sequences lie in one Apium graveolens cultivar Ventura chromosome 1, ASM990537v1, whole genome shotgun sequence genomic window:
- the LOC141665133 gene encoding ATP-citrate synthase alpha chain protein 2, with protein MARKKIREYDSKRLIKQHLKRLAGIDLQICSAQVTESTDFTELTNKEPWLSSSKLVVKPDMLFGKRGKSGLVALNLDLAQVAEFVKGRLGVEVEMGGCKAPITTFIVEPFVPHDQEYYLNIVSERLGCTISFSECGGIDIEENWDKVKTIFLPTEKPMSQEACAPLIATLPLEVRSKIGDFILAVFSVFTDLDFTFLEMNPFTLVNGEPFPLDMRGELDDTATFKNFKKWGKIEFPLPFGRVLSPTESFILSLDEKTSASLKFTVLNPKGRIWTMVAGGGASVIYADTVGDLGYATELGNYAEYSGAPNEEEVLQYARVVIDCATADPDGRKRALLIGGGIANFTDVAATFNGIIRALREKESKLKASRMHIYVRRGGPNYQTGLAKMRALGEELEIPLEVYGPEATMTGICKQAIECVMAAA; from the exons ATGGCTAGAAAGAAGATCAGGGAGTATGATTCTAAGAGGCTTATTAAACAACACTTGAAAAGACTTGCTGGTATTGATCTTCAGATCTGCTCTGCTCAG GTCACTGAATCTACAGACTTCACTGAGTTAACGAACAAAGAGCCATGGCTTTCATCCTCAAAGTTGGTTGTGAAACCTGATATGTTGTTTGGGAAGCGTGGAAAGAGTGGCTTGGTTGCTCTTAATTTAGATTTAGCTCAAGTTGCTGAATTTGTGAAAGGCCGTCTCGGTGTAGAG GTTGAGATGGGTGGTTGCAAGGCACCAATAACAACATTTATCGTCGAGCCGTTTGTTCCGCATGACCAAGAATATTATCTTAACATTGTATCGGAACGGCTTGGTTGTACTATTAGCTTTTCAGAATGTGGTGGCATTGACATCGAGGAGAACTGGGACAAG GTCAAGACAATATTCCTTCCAACCGAAAAACCCATGAGTCAGGAGGCTTGTGCTCCATTGATTGCTACACTTCCTTTGGAG GTTCGATCCAAAATCGGTGATTTCATATTGGCCGTCTTTTCTGTATTTACAG ATCTAGATTTCACCTTCCTTGAGATGAATCCATTTACACTCGTAAATGGGGAGCCATTTCCTTTGGATATGCGTGGAGAGCTGGATGATACAGCTACCTTTAAGAACTTTAAGAA GTGGGGTAAGATCGAATTTCCTCTGCCTTTTGGGAGAGTCCTCAGCCCAACCGAGAGCTTCATTCTGTCATTAGATGAGAAA ACTAGCGCATCTCTGAAATTTACTGTTTTAAATCCAAAAGGACGGATATGGACGATGGTGGCTGGTGGTGGTGCAAGTGTAATATATGCCGATACT GTTGGAGATTTAGGTTATGCAACAGAACTTGGCAACTATGCTGAGTACAGTGGAGCTCCTAATGAGGAAGAGGTGTTGCAATATGCCAGAGTTGTGATTGAT TGTGCCACTGCGGATCCTGATGGTCGTAAAAGAGCTCTTCTTATTGGAGGAGGAATTGCTAATTTTACCGATGTTGCTGCCACCTTCAATGGGATCATCCGAGCCCTGAGGGAAAAG GAGTCTAAACTTAAAGCATCAAGGATGCATATCTATGTCAGAAGAGGTGGCCCCAATTACCAGACTGGTTTGGCAAAGATGCGTGCTCTCGGTGAGGAACTGGAGATTCCCCTTGAG GTTTATGGCCCCGAAGCTACAATGACTGGAATTTGCAAGCAAGCAATTGAATGCGTCATGGCAGCAGCCTAG